DNA from Rubrobacter aplysinae:
CCAGCGCCACGAAGAGCCCGTATCCCGGCCCCGGCACCGCCCGCCACAAAAGCCACGCCAGCGCCGCGAACGCCGCGAGGCCCAGCAGAGAGTGGGTCAGCGTCCGGTGGCCGACCGTCTTGAAAAGCCCGAAGGAGACGGCCCGCAGGGCCCAACTCAGGGGCCTGGTCAGCGCATTCAGGAGAGGGCTCCGCATCGGGCTCAGGCCGTTGCCGAGCTTGCTGCGCGGGTTGTCGAGGTCCGGGACGAGCGCCGCGACCCCGGCGACCGGATAAGCGTAAAGGGCAGGCTCCACCCCGAGGACCAGCGAGGCCCCGGCGAGGGCCCCGGCCCCGAAAACAGCGTGCGTCACCGCGTTCACGGGCGGGGAGTCTAGCAGGCGTCCGGCGCGGAGGCTGCTACCCGAAGACCCGCTCCAGCCCGCGCCCCGATCCTCTCCCAGTGGGTCCCGTACCACAGCAGCCTCCCGCATCCCCGGCACCGCAAGAACTCCTCCTGCCGCTCGGCGACCTTTGGCGGTACGCACCGACCGGCCTCCTCTCGGGAGAGCTCCTCCAGCTCACCGTTACACCTCATGCACCGCGGCTCGTGGCGGGTCAGGTCGAACCGTTTGGCGACGATCCGGAGTTGCTCCTCGACCGGAGCTTGCGGCACCAGCAGGAAGCCTACCTCGCCGTCCCGCACGGGCTCGCGCTCCAGGAAACCGCCGTCGCCCGTGAGCAGCACCCGCCCCTCTTCTATCGCCAGCCGCAGGATCTCACGGTCGTCGGCGCCGGTGTCCTCGGAGGCGTAGAGGGCGTCGTGACCGGCGGCCCGCAGCCACTTCGCCAGCCCGCCGAGCATCGCGTCGCAGAGGAACCTCACCCGCTCCCGGAGATCCCGGAGGAGCCGAACCCCTCTTCGCCGCGTCCGTCGGCGCTCTCTTCCAGGCTCTCGACCGCGAAGAACGAAGCGTCGGCGGCCCGCACGAGCAGGAGTTGCGCGATCCTCATGCCCGGCTCAACCTCGAAGGTCTCGT
Protein-coding regions in this window:
- a CDS encoding metal-dependent hydrolase, encoding MVRDPLGEDRGAGWSGSSGSSLRAGRLLDSPPVNAVTHAVFGAGALAGASLVLGVEPALYAYPVAGVAALVPDLDNPRSKLGNGLSPMRSPLLNALTRPLSWALRAVSFGLFKTVGHRTLTHSLLGLAAFAALAWLLWRAVPGPGYGLFVALVAGYASHLAADSLNTPGVPLLWPVGGTARLWPGGIRSGGVAELVVAVIAVAVAGYLAYLVHPVLQDQVDGVLSAALYRESLTPPL
- a CDS encoding DUF5615 family PIN-like protein, whose amino-acid sequence is MRFLCDAMLGGLAKWLRAAGHDALYASEDTGADDREILRLAIEEGRVLLTGDGGFLEREPVRDGEVGFLLVPQAPVEEQLRIVAKRFDLTRHEPRCMRCNGELEELSREEAGRCVPPKVAERQEEFLRCRGCGRLLWYGTHWERIGARAGAGLRVAASAPDAC